One region of Nakamurella flava genomic DNA includes:
- a CDS encoding substrate-binding domain-containing protein, whose amino-acid sequence MTTPPPPSDDSPDADAVPADKDPATPPGGRAAGQRHSAGGRRWAVAPWIIVTVVALVVVAGLTTAWVVFTGEDQTARPACTGSVVLPVVASPGAAPALQEAARRFDATGPSARSTCVTTSVGEEAGGQVATALLGGWVNGTGDAPAVWAVDDTADLASVEAAQSGLTAGRSTALAATSPVVLAVRPADAAALAGRSWADLLADPSLAGRIALPDPRVNRATAYALQSMIAPAGAAPAAVDTAAVTAAGPALQALAAGTASSVATTSDALDQLATGGGPFTAVPVTEADLAADNAARGAQAALVAVYPTGPTAGDEILPVALSASWVTPTLKEAAGALLAYLRSADGRAALSDEGLRVSAETGSAAASTAASTAASTTAGTGDPATGVDRSVAVVRLPDAGSDVTAALAQALGLPA is encoded by the coding sequence GTGACCACCCCGCCGCCCCCCTCCGACGACAGCCCGGACGCGGACGCCGTTCCGGCCGACAAGGACCCCGCCACGCCGCCCGGTGGCCGCGCCGCCGGACAGCGACATTCGGCCGGCGGCCGCCGCTGGGCGGTGGCGCCGTGGATCATCGTCACCGTCGTCGCCCTCGTGGTGGTGGCCGGTCTGACCACGGCCTGGGTCGTCTTCACCGGCGAGGACCAGACGGCGCGACCCGCCTGCACCGGCTCGGTAGTCCTCCCGGTCGTCGCTTCGCCGGGCGCCGCCCCCGCCTTGCAGGAGGCCGCGCGCCGTTTCGACGCGACCGGCCCGTCGGCCCGGTCCACCTGCGTGACCACCTCCGTCGGGGAGGAGGCCGGCGGCCAGGTCGCCACCGCACTGCTCGGCGGCTGGGTGAACGGGACCGGCGACGCCCCGGCGGTCTGGGCAGTCGATGACACCGCCGATCTGGCGTCCGTCGAAGCCGCCCAGTCCGGGTTGACAGCCGGCCGGTCCACCGCTCTGGCCGCCACCTCCCCCGTCGTCCTGGCCGTCCGCCCGGCCGACGCCGCCGCGCTGGCCGGCCGCAGCTGGGCGGACCTGCTGGCCGACCCGAGCCTGGCCGGCCGCATCGCCCTGCCCGACCCCCGGGTGAACCGGGCCACCGCCTACGCGCTGCAGTCGATGATCGCCCCGGCCGGCGCCGCCCCCGCGGCGGTGGACACCGCTGCGGTCACCGCGGCCGGCCCGGCCCTGCAGGCCCTGGCCGCCGGCACCGCGAGCAGCGTGGCCACCACGTCCGACGCCCTGGACCAGCTGGCCACCGGCGGGGGGCCCTTCACCGCCGTCCCCGTCACCGAGGCCGACCTCGCGGCCGACAATGCCGCCCGCGGCGCTCAGGCGGCGCTGGTGGCGGTCTATCCCACCGGTCCGACGGCCGGGGACGAGATCCTGCCGGTGGCGTTGTCGGCGTCCTGGGTGACCCCCACCCTGAAGGAAGCCGCGGGCGCGTTGCTGGCCTACCTGCGATCGGCCGACGGGCGGGCCGCCCTGTCCGACGAGGGTCTCCGGGTCTCCGCCGAGACCGGGTCGGCGGCGGCATCGACCGCCGCGAGCACGGCGGCGTCCACCACCGCCGGAACCGGCGATCCGGCGACGGGAGTCGACCGGTCCGTCGCCGTCGTCCGCTTGCCCGACGCGGGCTCCGACGTCACCGCGGCCCTGGCCCAGGCACTCGGACTGCCGGCCTGA
- a CDS encoding DUF3046 domain-containing protein yields the protein MRLTEFRALMDAQFGAVRAPSVARDHVFGALGGHTVDEALEAGDDPKAVWSAVCDAFDVPDSLRYGLPD from the coding sequence GTGCGTCTGACCGAGTTCCGTGCCCTGATGGATGCCCAGTTCGGGGCGGTGCGAGCGCCGTCCGTCGCTCGTGACCACGTGTTCGGGGCCCTGGGAGGGCACACCGTCGACGAGGCCCTCGAGGCTGGGGACGATCCCAAAGCCGTCTGGTCGGCGGTGTGCGACGCCTTCGACGTGCCCGACAGCTTGCGCTACGGACTGCCGGACTGA
- the pspM gene encoding phage shock envelope stress response protein PspM gives MSPQSGRRPESPAAAAAAAARAVGRSADLVTQASGAASEFVRQRRDPAAVVARRRRRARRAAVAYGAGGLATGILGAMRLAGEVSAPVVVMVVVLFLVAAWCAAGVVRSVGTVRRLDRQLSALPAPAPARPAVDGAVRPAMQQLDGYSDGLRQLVALIGVAPVPLTGSPARNARRAGAGDADPSVVELRRDILAAADATERHLRRRAADLSGVLRARSTAPAEARPGLEVTARSLADEIRAGVDGYGRLVTAAGETVAASRALSSSLAPGVVGPGTAAVDESADRLRALAAGMREITDGRSG, from the coding sequence ATGAGTCCGCAGTCCGGACGCCGCCCCGAGTCCCCGGCCGCCGCGGCAGCGGCCGCGGCCCGGGCCGTGGGTCGGTCCGCCGATCTGGTCACCCAGGCCTCCGGTGCCGCGTCGGAGTTCGTCCGTCAGCGCCGGGACCCCGCCGCGGTGGTGGCCCGTCGTCGTCGGCGCGCCCGCCGGGCCGCAGTGGCCTACGGGGCCGGCGGCCTGGCCACCGGCATCCTGGGGGCGATGCGCCTGGCCGGTGAGGTGTCCGCCCCGGTCGTGGTCATGGTCGTCGTTCTCTTCCTGGTCGCGGCCTGGTGCGCCGCCGGAGTGGTGCGGAGCGTGGGCACGGTCCGCCGGCTGGACCGGCAGTTGTCGGCTCTGCCGGCGCCGGCTCCGGCCCGCCCCGCGGTCGACGGGGCCGTCCGGCCGGCCATGCAGCAGCTTGACGGGTACTCGGACGGTCTGCGCCAGTTGGTCGCGCTCATCGGCGTCGCGCCGGTGCCACTCACCGGATCGCCCGCCCGGAACGCTCGACGGGCGGGGGCCGGAGACGCCGACCCCTCGGTCGTCGAACTGCGGCGCGACATCCTAGCGGCCGCCGACGCGACCGAACGTCACCTGCGGCGCCGGGCCGCCGATCTCAGCGGGGTGCTGCGGGCCCGGTCGACCGCCCCCGCCGAGGCCCGACCGGGGCTCGAGGTGACGGCCCGGTCGCTGGCCGACGAGATCCGCGCCGGGGTCGACGGGTACGGCCGGCTGGTCACTGCGGCGGGGGAGACGGTGGCGGCCTCCCGGGCGTTGTCGTCGTCCCTGGCCCCCGGGGTCGTCGGCCCGGGAACGGCCGCGGTCGACGAATCGGCCGACCGCCTGCGCGCCCTGGCCGCCGGGATGCGGGAGATCACCGACGGCCGGTCCGGCTGA
- a CDS encoding MgtC/SapB family protein encodes MIDFQGQGPAQIGGLLLAFVLASAIGLERQLRGKSAGLRTQALVGTTAAAILLVSKYGFGDVLSSGLVVLDPSRIAAQVVSGIGFLGAGLILARRGVIRGLTTAAAVWETAAVGLAAGAGLWLIAVVVTALHFVTVYGYTLLARRLPGSAVQPVRLRVLYVQGHGALRTVLNRLTSDGWRVDGLIGLTAADRLPDGTTGVDIEAAGAARPDDLRIALLGLDDVIAVSMTEGEELE; translated from the coding sequence GTGATCGACTTCCAGGGGCAGGGCCCGGCGCAGATCGGTGGGTTGCTCCTGGCCTTCGTACTGGCCTCGGCCATCGGTCTGGAACGGCAACTGCGTGGCAAGAGCGCCGGCCTGCGGACCCAGGCGCTGGTCGGCACCACCGCCGCCGCGATCCTGCTGGTCTCCAAGTACGGGTTCGGCGACGTCCTCAGTTCCGGTCTGGTCGTCCTCGACCCGTCCCGGATCGCGGCGCAGGTGGTGTCCGGTATCGGGTTCCTCGGCGCCGGCCTGATCCTGGCCCGGCGCGGCGTCATCCGCGGCCTGACGACGGCGGCGGCCGTCTGGGAGACCGCGGCGGTCGGCCTCGCCGCCGGCGCCGGGCTCTGGCTGATCGCCGTGGTCGTCACCGCGCTGCACTTCGTGACGGTGTACGGCTACACGCTGCTGGCCCGCCGACTCCCGGGCAGTGCCGTGCAGCCCGTCCGGCTGCGGGTGCTCTACGTCCAGGGGCACGGGGCGCTGCGGACGGTCCTGAACCGCCTCACCTCCGACGGATGGCGGGTGGACGGCCTCATCGGGCTGACGGCGGCGGACCGGTTACCCGACGGCACCACCGGCGTCGACATCGAGGCGGCGGGCGCCGCGCGGCCCGATGACCTGCGCATTGCCCTGCTCGGCCTCGACGACGTCATCGCCGTCAGCATGACCGAGGGCGAGGAACTCGAATAG
- the recA gene encoding recombinase RecA translates to MAAAPDREKALSIALAQIEKNYGKGSIMRLGEEGRAPIEVIPTGSIALDVALGIGGLPRGRIIEIYGPESSGKTTVALHAVANAQAAGGIAAFIDAEHALDPEYAKALGVDTDSLLVSQPDTGEQALEIADMLIRSGAVDVIVIDSVAALVPRAEIEGEMGDSHVGLQARLMSQALRKIAGALSNTGTTAIFINQLREKIGVMFGSPETTTGGKALKFYASVRMDIRRIEALKDGTDVIGNRTRVKVVKNKVAPPFKQAEFDIVYGQGISREGSLIDVGVEQGFVRKAGAWYTYEGEQLGQGKENVRNFLRDNPDIANELDKRIKEKLGVGARLDADDVAPAPVDF, encoded by the coding sequence ATGGCCGCCGCACCGGATCGCGAGAAGGCGCTGTCGATCGCCCTCGCTCAGATCGAGAAGAACTACGGCAAGGGTTCGATCATGCGGCTCGGCGAGGAGGGCCGCGCCCCGATCGAGGTGATCCCGACCGGTTCGATCGCCCTGGACGTCGCCCTGGGTATCGGTGGGCTGCCCCGCGGCCGCATCATCGAGATCTACGGCCCGGAGTCCTCGGGTAAGACGACCGTGGCCCTGCACGCGGTGGCCAACGCCCAGGCCGCCGGCGGCATCGCCGCGTTCATCGACGCCGAGCACGCACTGGACCCGGAGTACGCCAAGGCGCTCGGTGTCGACACCGATTCGTTGCTGGTCTCCCAGCCGGACACCGGTGAGCAGGCGCTGGAGATCGCCGACATGCTGATCCGCTCGGGCGCGGTCGACGTCATCGTCATCGACTCGGTGGCCGCCCTGGTGCCCCGCGCCGAGATCGAGGGCGAGATGGGCGACAGCCACGTCGGTCTGCAGGCCCGCCTGATGTCCCAGGCGCTCCGCAAGATCGCCGGTGCGCTGTCGAACACCGGCACCACCGCGATCTTCATCAACCAGCTGCGCGAGAAGATCGGCGTCATGTTCGGCTCGCCGGAGACCACCACGGGCGGTAAGGCGCTGAAGTTCTACGCCTCCGTGCGTATGGACATCCGCCGCATCGAGGCGCTCAAGGACGGCACCGACGTCATCGGTAACCGGACCCGGGTCAAGGTCGTGAAGAACAAGGTCGCGCCGCCGTTCAAGCAGGCCGAGTTCGACATCGTCTACGGGCAAGGCATCTCCCGCGAGGGTTCGCTCATCGACGTCGGCGTGGAGCAGGGCTTCGTCCGCAAGGCGGGGGCCTGGTACACGTACGAGGGCGAGCAGCTGGGTCAGGGCAAAGAGAACGTCCGCAACTTCCTGCGGGACAACCCGGACATCGCCAACGAGCTCGACAAGCGCATCAAGGAGAAGCTGGGCGTGGGTGCCCGGCTCGACGCCGACGATGTCGCCCCGGCACCGGTCGACTTCTGA
- a CDS encoding PspA/IM30 family protein: protein MANPFSKAWKYLMALFSSKVDEYADPKVQIQQAIEEAQRQHAALSQQAAAVIGNQRQLEMKLTRQMGDVERLQSSARQALVLADEQRAKGNTVEAEKYEQTAQAFATQLVAAEQQMEDLKGMHDQALGAAQQAKKAVENNAMQLQTKLAERTKLLSQLEQAKMQEQVSASLQSMSQLQAPGSTPSLDEVRDKIEQRYANALGSAELHANSVEGRMLEVQKSTLDMAGASRLEQLRSQLHPELGSQQARSIDTGTTGSDAALNPGTTSFTKSTQPNQQG from the coding sequence ATGGCGAACCCGTTCAGCAAGGCCTGGAAGTACCTCATGGCGTTGTTCTCGTCTAAGGTCGACGAGTACGCCGATCCCAAGGTGCAGATCCAGCAGGCCATCGAGGAGGCGCAGCGCCAGCACGCCGCGCTGTCCCAGCAGGCGGCGGCGGTCATCGGCAACCAGCGCCAGCTGGAGATGAAGCTGACCCGCCAGATGGGCGACGTGGAGCGGCTGCAGTCCTCCGCCCGTCAGGCCCTGGTGCTGGCCGACGAGCAGCGGGCCAAGGGCAACACCGTCGAGGCCGAGAAGTACGAGCAGACGGCCCAGGCGTTCGCCACCCAGCTGGTCGCGGCCGAGCAGCAGATGGAAGACCTCAAGGGCATGCACGACCAGGCCCTGGGCGCCGCGCAGCAGGCCAAGAAGGCCGTCGAGAACAACGCGATGCAGCTCCAGACCAAGCTGGCCGAGCGCACGAAGCTGCTCTCCCAGCTGGAGCAGGCCAAGATGCAGGAGCAGGTGTCCGCGTCCCTGCAGTCGATGTCGCAGTTGCAGGCGCCGGGCAGCACTCCGTCGCTGGACGAGGTCCGCGACAAGATCGAGCAGCGGTACGCCAACGCCCTGGGCTCGGCGGAGCTGCACGCCAACTCGGTCGAGGGGCGCATGCTGGAGGTCCAGAAGTCGACGCTGGACATGGCCGGCGCCTCCCGTCTGGAGCAGCTGCGTTCGCAGTTGCACCCGGAACTGGGTTCGCAGCAGGCGCGTTCCATCGACACGGGTACGACCGGTTCCGACGCCGCGTTGAACCCGGGCACCACCTCGTTCACCAAGTCGACCCAGCCGAACCAGCAGGGCTGA